One segment of Rhodanobacter thiooxydans DNA contains the following:
- the pstS gene encoding phosphate ABC transporter substrate-binding protein PstS yields MTISKSPLRFAAVAALAVASTFGVAAQATDITGAGSSFVYPVMSKWSAAYAEKTGNHLNYQSVGSGAGIAQIKEGTIDFGASDAPMKAEDLQKFGLGQFPIVVGGIVPVVNITGVQADQIKLDGATLADIFLGKIKNWNDPKIAALNAGLALPAGKITVVHRSDGSGTSFNFTNYLSKVSPEWASQVKFGTAVEWPTGVGGKGNEGVSQYVRQIKGSIGYVEYAYAVKNKLAWVDLKNASGNFMKPSAEAFAAAAATADWASAKDFNLIMTNAPGKQAWPITATTWMIMYKSPKNAGNSKVAFDFFKSALEHGQQAASELDYVPLPASLVSQIEAYWASEFKH; encoded by the coding sequence TTGACCATCAGCAAATCCCCGCTTCGCTTCGCCGCCGTCGCCGCGCTTGCCGTGGCCTCGACCTTCGGCGTGGCCGCGCAGGCCACCGACATCACCGGCGCCGGCTCCAGCTTCGTCTACCCGGTCATGTCCAAGTGGTCGGCCGCGTACGCCGAAAAGACCGGCAACCACCTCAACTACCAGTCGGTCGGCTCCGGTGCCGGCATCGCGCAGATCAAGGAAGGCACCATCGACTTCGGCGCCTCCGACGCGCCGATGAAGGCCGAGGACCTGCAGAAGTTCGGCCTGGGTCAGTTCCCGATCGTGGTCGGCGGCATCGTGCCGGTGGTCAACATCACCGGCGTGCAGGCCGACCAGATCAAGCTGGACGGCGCCACCCTGGCCGACATCTTCCTGGGTAAGATCAAGAACTGGAACGACCCGAAGATCGCCGCGCTGAACGCCGGCCTGGCCCTGCCGGCCGGCAAGATCACCGTGGTGCATCGCTCGGACGGCTCGGGCACCTCGTTCAACTTCACCAACTACCTGTCCAAGGTCAGCCCGGAGTGGGCCAGCCAGGTCAAGTTCGGCACCGCCGTGGAATGGCCGACCGGCGTGGGTGGCAAGGGCAATGAAGGCGTGTCGCAGTATGTGCGCCAGATCAAGGGCTCGATCGGTTACGTCGAATACGCCTATGCGGTGAAAAACAAGCTCGCCTGGGTCGACCTGAAGAACGCCAGCGGCAACTTCATGAAGCCTAGCGCCGAGGCCTTCGCCGCCGCCGCCGCCACCGCCGACTGGGCCAGCGCCAAGGACTTCAACCTGATCATGACCAATGCACCGGGCAAGCAGGCGTGGCCGATCACCGCCACCACCTGGATGATCATGTACAAGTCGCCGAAGAACGCCGGCAACAGCAAGGTCGCCTTCGACTTCTTCAAGTCCGCCCTGGAACACGGCCAGCAGGCCGCCAGCGAACTGGATTACGTGCCGTTGCCGGCCTCGCTGGTCAGCCAGATCGAGGCGTACTGGGCGTCCGAGTTCAAGCACTGA